Proteins found in one Alteromonas macleodii genomic segment:
- a CDS encoding PAS domain-containing hybrid sensor histidine kinase/response regulator gives MVFGWVTLAVLYLFLLFSLASWGEKNSPTARALTSHPAIYSLALAIYCTAWTFFGMVGQASRDTWIYLPIMLGPILVYALGYKFIYKLTLVSKKQHITTISDFIASRYGKRQTVALVVTLIALLATIPYIALQLKAVGATFQLLTQQPNSNGIIIAATGFIAAFAIYFGTRQTDVTEYRRGLMLAIAFESTIKLLALVLVAVVGYSAWKRTQSGAFFESFTNEIALAQFGSFSFIAQTIMAAAAIVCLPRQFHVAIIDNLSLGHIRTARWLFPLYLTIISAVIPVIAIAGKAIFAGQGIEPDSYVLSLAMFSESALLQVIVFVGGLSAATAMIIVATLTLSTMLTNDVILPRILAFTGNTDDKKDVSKKIRLIRRIVIAFILLMAFLYHQQMTSSRSLHSIGLIAFSLVIQLMPAIVGGLYWKRAHAHGVYAGLMVGLVIWVLWLVLPIVSEQVSQMEQNELISQGAMISLAANTFVYVLFSHFAPQRLIDRMQAEAFVSPAISGNNTVKAQATNVTVSDLITLLSTFMGTGRCDQLLDQYQQLNNCQLSHTETPDESFLSFCERALGGVIGASSAKVLLDSALRGKKMDFTEVINFFDDTTQAMQFNMTALLTSLENMDQGISVVDKHLNLVAWNKRYANLYPYPDNLLAVGTPIEKLIRYNASQGEFGTHDVDAEVEKRLAHLRSGMPHRFTRQRKDGRVIEMVGNPLPGGGFVTSFNDITGHVEIQQALEESNIDLEARIKKRTEEVHSINAELRLEIERRSEAEKELIRARKAAEDANASKTRFLALASHDVLQPLNAAKLYVSALEEQELSEQAQAIIQKLGHSVSSSETLIGTLLDIARLDQGEMKPDIESIDVSALLSPLVDEMAMRAREKGLGFKAIIRPCWVRGDKTYLYRITQNLLSNAVKYTEKGRVLFTVKAVKEVVYFKVIDTGIGISNDKKDSIFGDFFRANESKEHGLGLGLGVVRRLSLQLNSDIRVNSKVGKGSCFAFSLAKAEPKLVSNVASKPRSTTFTGMDVLCVDDQRENLDAMQTLLQKWGVNVFLANNWEDALKVCEVIQPQILLMDYQLSFDDEKNGLALIEEIRHRLNIVVPAALITATPDDSLVTQCKAQGVNFLAKPLKPAKLRALLQSMTRYIREAKNV, from the coding sequence ATGGTTTTTGGTTGGGTAACGCTTGCAGTCTTGTACCTTTTTTTGCTGTTTTCATTAGCAAGTTGGGGAGAAAAGAACTCGCCTACCGCAAGAGCATTGACCTCTCACCCTGCCATTTATTCATTAGCTCTGGCAATCTACTGTACCGCATGGACCTTCTTTGGCATGGTGGGGCAAGCAAGCAGGGATACGTGGATTTACCTTCCGATTATGCTCGGACCTATCCTAGTCTATGCACTGGGATACAAGTTTATTTATAAACTAACGTTGGTAAGTAAAAAGCAGCATATTACGACCATTTCAGACTTCATTGCGTCACGCTATGGCAAACGCCAAACCGTTGCCCTAGTCGTTACTCTTATTGCCCTACTTGCAACTATTCCCTACATTGCGCTTCAGCTTAAGGCGGTAGGCGCCACCTTTCAATTGTTAACTCAGCAACCTAACAGCAATGGAATTATCATTGCTGCTACAGGCTTTATTGCTGCCTTCGCCATTTATTTTGGTACACGCCAAACTGATGTAACAGAGTATAGGCGTGGCCTTATGCTAGCCATAGCATTTGAGTCCACGATCAAGCTTCTTGCTTTAGTGCTGGTTGCTGTCGTGGGTTATAGCGCGTGGAAGCGCACCCAGTCTGGTGCATTTTTCGAAAGTTTTACTAACGAAATTGCACTTGCTCAGTTCGGTTCATTTAGCTTCATTGCACAAACCATTATGGCTGCGGCAGCCATTGTCTGCTTACCTCGTCAGTTTCACGTTGCCATTATCGATAACTTAAGCCTGGGGCACATACGCACAGCGCGTTGGCTATTCCCGCTCTACCTAACCATTATTTCTGCAGTTATTCCCGTTATTGCTATCGCAGGTAAAGCTATTTTTGCAGGTCAGGGCATTGAACCTGACTCATATGTATTGTCTCTTGCGATGTTTTCGGAGTCTGCGCTTCTTCAAGTCATCGTTTTTGTCGGTGGTTTGTCTGCGGCTACTGCTATGATCATAGTCGCTACGCTAACCCTTAGTACCATGCTTACCAACGACGTGATATTGCCACGAATTTTAGCGTTCACAGGCAACACCGACGACAAAAAAGACGTATCCAAAAAAATCCGCCTAATTAGACGGATTGTTATTGCCTTTATTTTATTGATGGCTTTTCTCTACCACCAGCAAATGACCAGCAGTCGCTCTCTACACTCCATTGGCCTTATCGCGTTTTCACTGGTTATCCAGCTGATGCCTGCCATTGTCGGCGGTCTTTACTGGAAACGCGCTCATGCCCACGGCGTTTATGCGGGGCTTATGGTCGGGCTTGTTATCTGGGTGCTTTGGTTAGTGCTTCCTATTGTAAGTGAGCAAGTCTCTCAAATGGAGCAAAACGAACTTATAAGCCAGGGGGCCATGATTAGCTTGGCTGCAAACACCTTTGTTTACGTACTCTTTTCTCACTTCGCTCCCCAACGCCTTATTGACAGAATGCAAGCAGAAGCATTCGTTTCACCCGCTATATCTGGCAATAATACAGTTAAAGCCCAAGCGACGAACGTTACCGTGTCTGATCTCATCACCTTGCTTTCAACCTTTATGGGAACAGGGCGCTGCGACCAACTTCTTGACCAATACCAACAGTTAAATAATTGCCAGCTAAGCCATACCGAAACACCTGATGAATCGTTCTTATCGTTTTGTGAACGGGCCCTTGGCGGTGTAATTGGTGCATCGAGCGCTAAGGTTTTACTGGACAGTGCGCTGCGTGGTAAGAAAATGGACTTCACTGAGGTTATTAACTTTTTCGACGATACCACGCAGGCGATGCAATTTAATATGACAGCGCTGTTAACCTCCCTTGAAAACATGGATCAAGGCATTAGCGTGGTAGATAAGCATTTAAATTTGGTTGCTTGGAACAAGCGTTACGCTAACCTGTACCCTTACCCTGACAACTTACTTGCTGTGGGCACGCCCATAGAAAAGCTCATCCGCTACAATGCTTCTCAAGGCGAATTTGGAACTCACGACGTCGATGCTGAAGTAGAAAAACGCTTAGCGCACTTGCGCTCTGGCATGCCACACCGCTTCACTCGACAACGCAAAGATGGCCGGGTCATTGAAATGGTGGGTAACCCACTGCCCGGCGGCGGCTTTGTAACAAGCTTCAACGACATCACAGGGCACGTGGAAATTCAGCAAGCGCTTGAAGAATCGAATATTGACCTTGAAGCTCGTATTAAAAAGCGTACTGAAGAAGTGCACTCTATCAACGCTGAGCTTCGCCTTGAAATAGAACGACGCTCAGAGGCCGAAAAAGAACTAATAAGAGCACGAAAAGCAGCAGAAGATGCCAACGCCAGTAAAACCCGTTTCTTAGCACTTGCCAGTCATGACGTACTTCAGCCGCTTAATGCGGCTAAGCTCTACGTAAGTGCTTTGGAAGAGCAGGAACTATCTGAGCAGGCCCAAGCTATTATTCAGAAACTTGGCCATAGCGTTAGTTCAAGTGAAACGCTCATCGGCACCTTGCTTGATATTGCTAGATTAGATCAAGGGGAAATGAAACCCGATATCGAATCAATTGATGTAAGTGCCCTACTCTCTCCGTTAGTTGATGAAATGGCAATGCGTGCCCGTGAAAAAGGGCTAGGATTTAAAGCGATTATTCGCCCTTGCTGGGTACGAGGGGATAAAACCTATTTATACCGAATTACTCAAAACTTGTTATCAAATGCAGTGAAATACACCGAAAAAGGGCGGGTTCTTTTTACCGTTAAAGCTGTTAAAGAAGTAGTTTATTTCAAGGTTATCGATACAGGTATTGGTATTTCTAATGATAAAAAAGACAGTATATTCGGCGATTTCTTTCGCGCCAACGAAAGTAAAGAGCATGGGTTAGGCTTGGGTTTGGGCGTGGTGCGCCGCTTAAGCCTACAGTTGAACAGTGATATCAGAGTTAACTCGAAAGTTGGCAAAGGAAGCTGCTTTGCGTTTTCTCTTGCCAAAGCTGAGCCAAAACTGGTTTCTAATGTAGCATCAAAGCCACGCAGCACCACGTTCACAGGAATGGATGTACTTTGTGTTGACGATCAAAGGGAAAACTTAGATGCCATGCAAACCCTATTGCAAAAATGGGGAGTTAATGTTTTCTTGGCGAATAACTGGGAAGATGCGCTTAAGGTTTGTGAAGTTATCCAGCCTCAAATCTTACTGATGGATTACCAACTTAGTTTTGATGATGAGAAAAATGGGCTCGCGCTGATTGAAGAAATAAGACATCGGTTGAACATCGTTGTGCCGGCAGCCCTGATAACGGCTACGCCAGATGATAGTTTAGTTACCCAATGTAAGGCACAAGGTGTTAACTTTTTGGCGAAGCCGTTAAAACCAGCAAAGCTTCGTGCGCTACTTCAAAGTATGACCCGTTACATTAGAGAAGCAAAAAACGTGTAG
- a CDS encoding amino acid ABC transporter substrate-binding protein, which produces MDIKAKSLSRIILLMSLLAHFVVHGQQQSSDEVSADLPHTVLRLPNVHPGRDSVYSYAKSLLTEALRVTQSQYGTFELIVSNQETAQERQLRSLEHNMLDVTWSVTSTERERQFLPIRIPIMAGLFGKRALFVKEGDVRLKKVKNLADLQEFRAVLGYDWPDTKIFRANDIPVLETTYRASFRIISEGFADIFPRSVMEINEEFADKTLSKGLTIDDNLIISYPSPIFFFVGSDNQALARRIAEGLLMLFETGKFQELLLAHKNFKEGMTLIDGRTVIEINNPLLSEQSRLALEKFLPEFAMSEAVLKRDVTEPVAPAQAAKQ; this is translated from the coding sequence ATGGATATCAAAGCTAAATCATTAAGCCGTATCATTTTATTAATGAGTTTACTTGCGCATTTTGTTGTTCACGGGCAACAGCAGTCATCTGATGAGGTAAGCGCAGACTTGCCTCATACCGTTTTACGATTACCCAATGTCCACCCTGGGAGGGATAGCGTTTACTCTTACGCTAAGTCACTGCTAACGGAAGCTTTGCGCGTTACACAGTCGCAGTACGGTACCTTTGAACTTATTGTTAGCAACCAAGAAACGGCCCAAGAACGCCAGTTGCGTAGCTTAGAGCACAATATGCTAGACGTAACGTGGAGCGTAACGTCAACCGAGCGCGAGCGCCAGTTCCTCCCTATTCGCATTCCCATCATGGCTGGACTATTTGGTAAGCGCGCCTTGTTTGTTAAAGAGGGGGATGTGCGACTAAAAAAGGTAAAAAACCTTGCAGATCTCCAAGAGTTTCGCGCGGTTTTGGGGTATGACTGGCCTGATACAAAGATTTTTCGGGCTAATGATATCCCCGTTTTAGAAACCACGTATCGCGCTTCATTTCGCATTATTTCGGAAGGATTCGCTGACATATTTCCACGAAGTGTGATGGAAATTAACGAAGAGTTCGCCGATAAAACCTTATCTAAAGGCTTAACTATTGATGATAACCTCATCATTTCATACCCAAGCCCTATCTTTTTCTTTGTTGGCAGTGATAATCAGGCATTAGCAAGGCGTATCGCTGAAGGCCTACTGATGCTGTTTGAAACCGGGAAGTTTCAAGAATTACTACTTGCACATAAGAACTTTAAAGAAGGGATGACCTTAATTGATGGGCGTACGGTTATTGAAATCAATAACCCGCTATTGAGCGAGCAAAGCCGCTTGGCGTTAGAAAAGTTTTTACCTGAATTTGCTATGTCTGAAGCCGTGCTTAAACGCGATGTTACTGAACCGGTGGCTCCAGCTCAAGCTGCGAAGCAATAA
- the acs gene encoding acetate--CoA ligase, with protein sequence MTASKTYPVPENILQSTHLTASQYDEMYKQSVEEPEAFWAEHASMLEWYQKPTKIKNTMFGENDVSIKWFEDGELNASYNCIDRHLADNATKVAFHWEGDSPEDSQDVTYQQVHYEVCKLANALKEMGVTKGDRVAIYMPMVPEAAYAMLACARIGAVHSVIFGGFSPNAIADRINDSSAKVVITADEGRRAGRSIPLKANVDKALADDACPSITHVLVHKLTGGDVDWNQKHDVWWHEAVDGMSAQCEPEVMNAEDPLFILYTSGSTGTPKGVVHTTGGYLLYSAMTFKYAFDYKDDDVYWCTADVGWITGHSYMVYGPMVNAASQVFFEGVPTYPDVKRIAQVVEKYKVNSLYTAPTAIRALMAHGDVPAEGCDLSSLRLLGTVGEPINPEAWEWYHRVIGEGRCPIIDTWWQTETGGHMILPLPGATELKPGSATRPFFGIQPALFDADGNELEGAAEGNLVIKDSWPSQARTVYGDHQRFINTYFSAYKGVYFTGDGARCDEDGFYWITGRVDDVLNVSGHRLGTAEIESALVAHSKVAEAAVVGFPHDIKGQGIYVYVTPNEGVEADEALTKELKAWVRQELSPIATPDMIQWSNGLPKTRSGKIMRRILRKIAANEHEQLGDTSTLADPSVVDTLIEERLNK encoded by the coding sequence ATGACCGCCAGCAAAACCTATCCTGTGCCTGAGAACATTCTTCAATCTACTCATTTAACTGCATCGCAGTATGACGAGATGTATAAGCAGTCAGTTGAGGAACCAGAGGCGTTCTGGGCTGAGCACGCGTCTATGCTTGAGTGGTACCAAAAGCCAACCAAAATTAAAAACACCATGTTTGGTGAAAATGATGTGTCTATTAAATGGTTCGAAGACGGTGAGTTAAACGCTAGCTACAACTGTATTGACCGTCACTTGGCAGACAATGCCACAAAAGTTGCCTTTCATTGGGAAGGCGACTCACCGGAAGACAGCCAAGATGTGACATACCAACAAGTGCATTATGAAGTATGTAAGTTAGCGAATGCACTTAAAGAGATGGGAGTCACAAAAGGTGATCGCGTCGCCATTTACATGCCTATGGTACCTGAAGCTGCCTACGCAATGCTTGCGTGCGCACGTATTGGTGCAGTTCACTCGGTAATTTTTGGTGGTTTCTCACCAAACGCTATTGCTGATCGTATTAACGACAGTAGTGCAAAGGTTGTTATTACTGCCGATGAAGGGCGCCGGGCAGGAAGAAGCATTCCGCTTAAAGCCAATGTCGATAAAGCGTTGGCCGATGATGCCTGCCCGTCTATTACACACGTTTTGGTACATAAACTAACGGGTGGCGACGTAGACTGGAACCAGAAGCACGATGTATGGTGGCATGAAGCTGTGGACGGTATGTCTGCCCAGTGTGAACCTGAAGTAATGAATGCGGAAGACCCGCTATTTATTCTCTATACATCAGGTTCTACGGGTACGCCAAAAGGTGTGGTTCATACCACAGGCGGTTATCTACTTTATTCCGCTATGACCTTTAAATACGCTTTCGATTACAAAGACGATGACGTTTACTGGTGTACTGCTGATGTAGGCTGGATCACAGGTCACAGCTATATGGTTTACGGCCCTATGGTTAATGCTGCATCACAAGTCTTCTTCGAAGGTGTACCGACTTATCCAGACGTAAAACGCATAGCTCAGGTAGTAGAAAAATATAAAGTAAACAGTCTATATACTGCGCCAACCGCTATCCGCGCGTTAATGGCGCACGGTGACGTGCCTGCTGAAGGTTGTGATTTATCGTCACTTCGTTTGCTTGGTACAGTGGGTGAGCCAATTAACCCAGAGGCGTGGGAATGGTATCACCGGGTTATTGGTGAAGGTCGTTGCCCTATTATCGATACATGGTGGCAGACTGAAACAGGCGGACACATGATTTTGCCTCTGCCTGGCGCGACAGAATTGAAACCTGGCTCGGCAACCCGTCCGTTCTTTGGCATACAGCCAGCGCTATTTGACGCTGACGGTAATGAACTTGAAGGTGCGGCAGAAGGTAATCTAGTGATTAAAGATAGCTGGCCTAGTCAGGCTAGAACGGTATACGGCGATCATCAGCGCTTTATCAATACCTATTTTAGTGCTTACAAAGGTGTGTACTTCACAGGTGATGGTGCACGTTGTGACGAAGATGGCTTTTATTGGATAACCGGCCGCGTAGACGACGTACTAAACGTGTCTGGTCACCGTTTAGGTACCGCTGAAATAGAAAGTGCGCTTGTTGCCCACTCAAAAGTGGCTGAAGCTGCGGTAGTCGGTTTCCCTCACGATATCAAAGGGCAGGGGATTTACGTTTACGTTACGCCTAATGAAGGTGTTGAAGCAGATGAAGCGCTGACTAAAGAGCTTAAAGCGTGGGTGCGCCAAGAGTTAAGCCCTATTGCTACTCCTGATATGATTCAGTGGTCGAACGGGCTACCTAAGACTCGTTCTGGTAAGATCATGCGCCGTATCCTGCGTAAAATTGCTGCCAATGAGCACGAGCAATTAGGTGATACATCTACATTGGCGGATCCATCGGTTGTTGATACACTGATAGAGGAACGTCTAAATAAGTAG
- a CDS encoding succinylglutamate desuccinylase/aspartoacylase family protein — MVNDVLKIGGESIAPGETKKIELEMPPLYTATNMSIPVYVKRGKRPGPIMFVSAAIHGDELNGIEIVGRLIRSKAIERLRGTLIAVPMVNVYGVLNQSRYLPDRRDLNRSFPGSKKGSLAGRLANLFFKEVVSKCDVGIDLHTGAIHRSNLPQIRADLDDPEVLEMAKAFGVPVLLNAELRDGSLREAASENGVKILLYEAGQALRYDEFSIRAGVKGIINTMRHLGMLNKSRSKGHSIERFIARQSGWVRAPESGFVNHLAQLGDHVEKGDKLATISDPFGNYLDSLESPAEGVVIGKQNIPLTQEGEAVYHIAYFSEPDTVAEHVELLQDNLLPPEQSPDL; from the coding sequence GTGGTAAATGATGTTTTAAAAATTGGGGGTGAAAGCATTGCTCCTGGCGAAACAAAAAAGATTGAGTTGGAGATGCCACCGTTATACACGGCTACCAACATGAGTATTCCCGTTTATGTGAAGCGTGGAAAGCGACCAGGCCCAATTATGTTCGTAAGCGCAGCCATTCACGGTGACGAGTTAAACGGTATTGAAATAGTGGGTCGGCTGATTCGCTCGAAGGCTATTGAGCGTTTAAGAGGCACCTTGATAGCGGTGCCCATGGTTAATGTGTATGGCGTATTAAACCAGTCTCGTTATTTACCCGACAGACGCGATTTGAACCGCAGTTTTCCGGGTAGTAAAAAGGGCTCGCTTGCCGGCCGACTAGCGAACCTGTTTTTTAAGGAAGTCGTAAGTAAATGTGACGTGGGCATCGACCTTCATACAGGCGCTATCCACCGTAGTAATTTGCCACAAATACGCGCAGATCTAGACGATCCTGAAGTACTGGAAATGGCTAAGGCGTTTGGTGTGCCGGTATTATTAAACGCGGAATTACGAGACGGTTCATTGCGCGAGGCGGCCAGTGAAAATGGCGTAAAAATATTGCTTTATGAAGCAGGCCAAGCACTACGCTATGACGAGTTTTCTATTCGCGCAGGCGTAAAAGGTATTATCAATACCATGCGTCACTTAGGCATGCTAAACAAAAGCCGTAGCAAAGGCCATAGCATTGAGCGTTTCATTGCCAGACAAAGTGGCTGGGTACGCGCGCCTGAAAGTGGGTTTGTCAATCATCTTGCACAGCTAGGCGATCATGTTGAAAAAGGCGACAAACTGGCCACTATTTCAGATCCATTTGGCAATTATTTAGACAGCCTTGAAAGCCCTGCTGAAGGCGTTGTTATTGGTAAACAAAATATTCCGCTTACCCAAGAAGGCGAAGCCGTTTACCACATTGCATACTTTTCAGAGCCTGATACTGTTGCCGAACATGTAGAACTATTACAAGACAATTTATTGCCACCAGAGCAAAGCCCTGATTTATAA
- a CDS encoding DUF4212 domain-containing protein, with product MAFRNEEDKKAYWSENLALLAKLLVVWFIVSFGAGILFVDILNEIQFFGFKLGFWFAQQGSIYVFVALIFVYMAKMNAMDKRYGVDEE from the coding sequence ATGGCATTTAGAAACGAAGAGGACAAAAAAGCCTACTGGAGTGAAAACCTTGCGCTCCTAGCTAAGCTTTTAGTCGTTTGGTTCATCGTATCATTTGGTGCCGGCATACTGTTTGTCGATATCTTAAATGAAATTCAGTTCTTTGGCTTTAAATTAGGCTTCTGGTTTGCACAACAGGGCTCAATTTACGTATTTGTTGCATTGATCTTTGTCTATATGGCGAAGATGAACGCCATGGACAAACGCTACGGCGTAGATGAGGAGTAA
- the rimK gene encoding 30S ribosomal protein S6--L-glutamate ligase, which yields MRIAILSRNPRLYSTSRLVEAGQARGHEVDVIDTMHCYMDITSARPSVRYNGKKLPYYDAVIPRIGASVSFYGTSVVRQFEMMGTYSLNESVAISRSRDKLRSLQLLSRKGIGMPRTGFAHHPDKIDDVIKTVGGAPVVIKLLEGTQGIGVVLADTQKAAESIIEAFMGLNASILVQEFIKEAGGSDIRCFVVGGKVVAAMKRQAAPGEFRSNLHRGGQASLVRLSPAERKTAVDAAKTMGLNCCGVDILRSNNGPVVMEVNSSPGLEGIEKATNKDVASMIIEFIEKSAEPHKTKTRGKG from the coding sequence ATGCGCATCGCTATTCTTTCAAGAAATCCACGTCTTTACTCTACTTCACGCTTGGTGGAAGCTGGGCAGGCTCGCGGGCATGAGGTCGACGTTATCGACACTATGCACTGCTACATGGATATCACGAGCGCGCGACCGTCTGTTCGCTATAACGGTAAAAAACTGCCTTACTATGATGCAGTGATCCCGCGTATCGGTGCATCTGTTAGCTTTTACGGCACCTCTGTCGTTCGTCAATTTGAAATGATGGGGACATATAGCCTTAATGAGTCAGTAGCGATTAGCCGTTCGCGAGATAAACTGCGCTCACTACAGCTGCTTTCGCGCAAAGGCATTGGCATGCCTAGAACCGGCTTTGCTCATCATCCAGATAAAATTGACGATGTGATCAAAACCGTGGGTGGCGCACCAGTGGTTATTAAGCTGCTAGAAGGTACCCAAGGTATAGGTGTGGTTCTGGCTGATACGCAAAAAGCCGCAGAGTCGATTATTGAAGCGTTTATGGGGCTTAATGCCAGTATCTTAGTACAGGAATTTATCAAAGAGGCGGGCGGCTCCGATATACGCTGCTTTGTAGTTGGTGGAAAAGTCGTTGCCGCTATGAAGCGTCAGGCTGCTCCGGGAGAGTTTCGCTCTAACCTTCACCGCGGTGGTCAGGCAAGTTTAGTTCGATTAAGCCCTGCCGAGCGCAAAACGGCGGTAGATGCAGCAAAAACCATGGGACTAAACTGTTGTGGTGTAGACATTCTTCGCTCAAACAACGGTCCTGTGGTGATGGAAGTTAACTCTTCACCGGGCCTGGAAGGTATCGAAAAAGCGACCAACAAAGATGTTGCCAGTATGATTATTGAGTTCATTGAAAAGAGCGCAGAGCCGCACAAAACCAAAACCCGCGGTAAAGGCTAA
- a CDS encoding response regulator transcription factor produces MITLLIADDHPLYRDALRGALSLSLPALTLKEAGDLNTTVDILNNEDIDLLLLDLHMPGSNDLFGLLHIRKLFPELPVAVVSGTEDTTLISKIISVGALGFIPKTASAQDIANAVEAILDGDVWLPENLSEDVDEVNEAFSELADKVASLTPSQYKVLCYMRDGLLNKQIGFNLDIAEATVKAHVTAIFKKLGINNRTQAVLIASQLELEPPVQ; encoded by the coding sequence ATGATAACCCTTCTAATCGCTGATGATCACCCGCTGTATCGCGATGCACTACGAGGCGCGTTGTCGTTGTCACTTCCAGCCCTTACTTTAAAAGAGGCGGGAGACCTAAACACCACAGTCGATATCCTTAATAATGAGGATATCGACTTATTGCTTCTTGATTTGCATATGCCTGGCAGCAATGATTTATTCGGCTTGTTGCATATCCGAAAACTTTTTCCTGAACTGCCCGTTGCCGTGGTTTCTGGTACGGAAGACACCACGCTTATTTCAAAAATCATCAGCGTAGGAGCACTCGGTTTTATTCCCAAAACTGCCAGTGCACAAGATATTGCAAACGCAGTAGAAGCTATTTTAGATGGTGACGTGTGGTTGCCTGAAAACTTAAGCGAAGATGTTGATGAGGTAAATGAAGCCTTTTCTGAACTTGCTGACAAAGTCGCGTCGCTTACGCCATCGCAATATAAGGTGCTTTGCTACATGCGAGATGGTTTATTGAATAAGCAAATTGGTTTTAATTTAGATATTGCTGAAGCCACCGTTAAGGCGCATGTTACCGCTATCTTTAAAAAGTTGGGCATCAACAACCGTACCCAAGCGGTACTTATTGCTTCGCAGCTTGAGCTGGAGCCACCGGTTCAGTAA
- a CDS encoding ATP-dependent zinc protease has protein sequence MNNKKIVGAVELCDLPKLAISDLTVRVDTGAATSSLHVDNIEEFDHNDELWIKFDIHPDIHNVERVVRREARVEGKKRVKSSTATREKRYVIITPIVMDGFQWDIQLTLTDRSEMTYLMLLGREAMSGQFIVDPEHDFLLTGKD, from the coding sequence ATGAACAACAAAAAAATTGTAGGAGCGGTAGAACTGTGCGACTTGCCCAAACTTGCTATCTCCGACTTAACCGTGCGTGTTGATACAGGTGCGGCAACATCGTCACTTCATGTAGACAACATCGAAGAATTTGATCACAACGATGAACTATGGATAAAGTTTGATATCCACCCTGATATTCATAACGTTGAGCGTGTGGTACGCAGGGAAGCACGAGTTGAAGGTAAAAAACGCGTAAAAAGCTCAACAGCTACACGTGAGAAACGCTATGTTATCATTACGCCTATCGTTATGGACGGATTCCAGTGGGATATCCAGTTAACGCTTACAGACCGCTCTGAAATGACTTACTTAATGCTACTTGGCAGAGAGGCGATGAGTGGACAGTTTATTGTAGACCCCGAACACGACTTTTTACTTACAGGAAAAGATTAG
- a CDS encoding mechanosensitive ion channel family protein translates to MNEWWHGFLAWLVQYQSNVVFSGLVLLIYLAMSRKLLPKLETNIEKSKLKSTSALKGLFAARVIVATVSLSLLLLAWGIDFSGLLVLSTSIITVTGVALFASWSLISNITAYFILLTNVAYRRGNHVRILDGDNYIEGVIADVGPFSTRLLTSERETLMYPNNLILTRPVLLNPKEKWGAMGKVVAKSSADKPVVKTEEAKPQDELL, encoded by the coding sequence ATGAATGAGTGGTGGCATGGTTTTTTGGCGTGGTTAGTTCAGTACCAGTCAAACGTCGTGTTCAGTGGTTTAGTTCTGCTTATCTACTTGGCAATGTCGCGGAAGTTACTGCCAAAATTAGAAACTAATATCGAAAAATCAAAGCTTAAATCAACGAGTGCCTTGAAAGGGCTTTTTGCTGCGCGTGTGATTGTCGCTACAGTATCGCTTTCCCTGCTGCTTCTGGCATGGGGTATTGATTTCTCGGGCTTACTTGTACTTTCTACGTCAATCATAACTGTCACTGGGGTGGCCCTTTTCGCAAGCTGGTCACTTATTAGTAACATCACAGCGTACTTTATCTTGTTAACGAATGTGGCTTATAGGCGTGGTAATCATGTACGTATTCTTGATGGCGATAACTACATAGAGGGTGTTATTGCGGACGTTGGTCCATTTAGTACACGTTTACTTACTTCAGAGCGTGAAACCCTAATGTACCCAAATAACTTAATTCTAACTCGCCCTGTGCTGCTTAACCCAAAGGAGAAATGGGGCGCAATGGGCAAAGTCGTCGCTAAGTCCAGTGCAGATAAGCCGGTAGTTAAGACCGAAGAGGCTAAACCGCAGGACGAGTTATTATAG